A single region of the Lycium barbarum isolate Lr01 chromosome 2, ASM1917538v2, whole genome shotgun sequence genome encodes:
- the LOC132625495 gene encoding nicotinamidase 2-like, protein MASSSSYKNYETRTRNPDPKSAVLLVIDMQNYFYSMGKPILPAINTTIELCRQNSVPVIFTRHCHKSPDDYGMLYEWWNGDIIRDGTVEAQLITELDKRDSDLVVEKHTYSAFRDTNLEEKLLDMGIKEVIVTGVMTNLCCETTAREAFIRGFRVFFSTDATATSSAELHDATLKNLAYGFTYLVDCKRIQAAFSNP, encoded by the exons ATGGCTTCTTCATCATCATACAAGAACTATGAGACCCGAACCCGAAATCCCGACCCGAAATCTGCAGTTCTATTGGTTATAGACATGCAAAACTACTTTTACTCTATGGGCAAGCCTATTCTGCCTGCCATCAACACAACAATTGAACTCTGCCGGCAAAATTCCGTGCCGGTGATATTCACGCGCCACTGTCATAAGTCACCGGATGATTACGGCATGTTATATGAGTGGTGGAATGGAGATATTATTAGAGATGGTACAGTTGAAGCTCAACTTATAACGGAGTTGGATAAGAGAGATAGTGATTTAGTGGTGGAGAAGCATACTTACAGTGCCTTCAGAG ATACTAACCTAGAGGAGAAACTGTTGGATATGGGGATAAAGGAGGTAATAGTGACTGGAGTAATGACAAACCTGTGTTGTGAGACCACAGCCAGAGAGGCATTTATAAGAGGGTTCAGAGTCTTCTTTTCCACAGATGCTACTGCAACTTCTTCAGCAGAATTGCATGATGCTACACTCAAGAACTTAGCTTATGGTTTCACTTATTTGGTTGACTGCAAAAGGATTCAAGCTGCCTTTTCGAATCCCTGA